The DNA region ACATTtagaaacaccatttttactTCCCTCTTGGCTGCTGTAGCCTTTCGATCTTCCTGTCCTTGATTGTTTACCGTAGGCCTACCTACGGCTTCCATACCCTCTCTATGCCATCGTACACCGCCAAATAGGCTACACTAAACAGCATTTTAACTGAACATTGAACAGCTAGCCTACTTACCGACTAAATCGTCACCATTGCAGTCTGGCGGTGGCAGGAATAGGCAGTTTGCCTTCacttgggtaaaaaaaaaccgTCGGACACGCAGCAGCTGTGCCGGTTTTTAGTTTTGAAAAACTTTCAAAGCAGTAGGCCAATCAAAAGTATCCATCAACATAGGCAGGGATCGGGTGTGTGAAATAATGACACAAGTCAAATAAAGTAAGCCTACAATTTAGCCACTCCTAATCACCAAAAAGGAAATAGATATCCACTTCCCTAAAactttttcaaatgcatgcttagGCCGCCCCTTGAGTTGGgccattaggcctacatttttcatggccagacccttacagtttttctcaattgtttacacacaatttctggtacttgtaACAATTTCTGGTCTTGtaactcatgcaccaacctcttGAACcaattctgctgaactataagcacaatttctgctttacactcaaattgcagttctataacacactgttttcaaaacactacacacaattctgtgcattagacacaatttctcttgttttcacaaagaacacactgccgttcaaattctaaagctaactgccctaccatgcacactgactcatcagatgggcaaactcctgtcacacagtcttacaattagcaatcagagctttagtataacagtagtagtacaggcagctaggcagagccagaggagtgagagtacagtaagaggaggatggggaggccaaggaccgtaatctctgatgagatccgagccactagaacattgcagtgctgcgtatcaatacagtacagtaccggacagtacaatacagctcaatgagcacagtagtacagtattgcctgtgggctgttctgtaggactgtacaaataaagtatatttcaagtatttggggaaagtaatcctactttgtattcctacagtttacagtattttactctttgtttggcagccgaaagattaccaacacaagggcttctgtctcctgaacaggaaactgaaatcatgagcattgtcctagaaaaaacggcataacattacggcaaatacaaagaaaaataatagaaaacaatgagatatttcaaaatattgatagggtaagcatatcaacttactgtatcagtttatccactgtttgtagtactgtttgtagtgtaataccgaacaaaaaaaggcccaagtcattataatgaatggagaagaagagttttcaattcatcgcagtgttttacactgagcacatcgtgttcaactggtccttataaatgtcttgatatatgatggtttgtgtgtctcttgagaataaaagagcattttgaggagaaattacattgttttgaagggaaagtgtcattttgcaggagaattgtggagttttgcccattgtgtgtgttgttttggatttgtgtgtagagttctgagaatatgaggcatgttttcagaaaatgtgtgttaacaatcgagaaaaactgtaatctgAAAGATtgccagggtctggattttcctgGCTAGTCACTTCCATCACATTTAATCaattccactcactcactcactcatccattCATTCCTTTTTTCACTCACTGAATAATTCACTCATTTGTATTCAGATTTTTCTTTATTAATGTGTTTTCATGGTAACATGAGGAGTCCACATCACCAGTGCCCCCCTCTGTGAGCCTCCTGATCCTGCGTCGGTCCTTGTGTGGATACCTCCTGGTTCACCAGTCAGTGGGGGTGTGTAAGAACCAAAGAGCTATTCTACATAGGCTACGTGATTAAATTATGTATTATAaaatgaggagaaagaggatattttttaaaagagacaaaagaaaCAGAATCACTCTGAGAATACAGTATAAAGACATATCcatcctcttcacctcctcacaACCtaatgactgtgactgtgtgtgtgtgtgtgtgtgtgtgtgtgtcggagtgtcGGAGATCAGTTGCTGCAACTGTcctaaaagacagacagagaagggaaaaaatcaATTATTACATGATTATACATGCATACAGAATCAACAGAAACACTAGCAACTGACAAGAGATCAAATGTTGCTGTGACAATCTTTACATTTGTAGCCTAACACATCCAGTGAATCACCGTAGTAATTCTATTTCAAATTAATTGATTTACATTTAAGCATGTTATTATCTAACAACTCAAAATATAAACGGAAGTGGACCTCTGTAGATCTGAAAATTACTTCAGATTCCGGGtcatcaacaataacaacaaaatctGAAAATCGGATTTGATTTGTACATGAACTTGAATTGGATTTCTGCAACTGATTTTTACTAAGAATTTCATGCACCATTTCGACCAGTGCAAAACATCAGATGGCTTATCAtcatatattatttttttaactgAAAGTATAACTAAGTTTATATTTATGCAGTGAGAATGCCCAAAGGCCTCCTACTGCATGTTAATACACACCAGTGCTTATCTGGTTGTTGgtttttaaaggtgaactatgcaagtttgttttagattaatttgccttaactaatcagcttcggagtcattggaatggttatttgacttatttcgggttgaataaCTGGATAGGGAACTGCTATGAACCCAGTTTTGGTGAACCAATGGGGTGTGGTACAATATTGTTACTCACATTATGATTGGCCGAGTGAGTGGGCAGGGTCTCATAACCGCCCATCAGGTGTGTAACAGGGTGCTGGGTATCCGCCTACAGAATGGAAAGGGTAGCATCACaacatgagtctgtgtgtgtgtgtgtgtgtgtgtgtgtgtgtgtgtgtgtgtgtacctgagtttGCCGTTTGCAGCGAGCTGGCTTGGCTACTGTGCGTTGAGGTgttcggtgtgtgtatgtgtgtacctgagtttGGTGTGTGCGGCGAGCTGGCTTGGCTGCTGTGCGTTgaggtgttgggtgtgtgtgtgtgtgtgtgtgtgtgtgtgtgtgtgtgtacctgagttggGTGTGTGCGGCGAGCTAGCTTGGCTGCTGTGCGTTgaggtgttgggtgtgtgtgtgtgtacctgagtttggtgtgtgtgtgtgtgtgtgtgtgtgtacctgagtttggtgtgtgtgtgtgtgtgtgtgtgtgtgtgtgtgtgtgtgtgtacctgagtttGGTGTGTGCGGCGAGCTGGCTTGGCTGCTGTGCGTTgaggtgttgggtgtgtgtgtgtgtgtgtgtgtgtgtgtgtgtgtgtgtgtgtgtgtgtgtacctgagtttGGTGTGTGCGGCGAGCTGGCttggctgctgtgtgttgaggtgttggTTGCATCCACGGCGGTCCTGACTGCGTACAGGTTGGCCTCCTCCTGATACTTCCCGATGTTCTTCTTGTAGCGAATCCTCTTATTCCCAAACCAGTTACACACCTGACAGAGACACAACAagcatacaatacaatacattacatttggctgacgctttctaaccaaagcgacttacaacatggtaaaaaaaatgttacgCTTTTTGAAAGCAATGCTAACAACAATGCTAGGAAAAATATAAAAAGGTAGAGTGCTCTAGAAATTGTGAAAATGAATATTAAaaaaattgtattgtattgtaaaattttaaaaaaaatctgtggtgtgtgtgtgcgtgtgtctgtatgtgaatgtgtggtgtgtattgtgtgtgcttgcgtgtgtgtgtctgtattgtgcgtgtgtgtgtgtgtgtgtgtgcatgtgtgtatgtgtggtgtgtatcgtgtatgtgtgtgtgtgtgcaggtgtgaatgtgtgttgtgtgtgtgttgtgtgacctGTGATACGGTGATGgagcacttctgtgtgtgtgtgtgtgtgtgtgtgtgtgtgtgtgtgcatgtgtgtatgtgtggtgtgtatcgtgtatgtgtgtgtgtgcatgtgtgaatatgtgttgtgtgtgtgttgtgtgacctGTGATACGGTGATGgagcacttctgtgtgtgtgtgtgtgtgtgttgtgtgtgtgttgtctgaccTGTGATACGGTGATGGAGCACTTCTTGGCCAGCTCCTCCTTGACCTCCTCGCTGGGGTAGGGGTTGGCCAGGTGGGAGTAGAAGTACTCGTTCAGCACCTCGATGGCCTGCTTGGTGAAGTTACGCCGCTTTCTCCTGCAgcagttggacacacacacacacacacacacacacacacacatatacaccatcAATGTAGAAAtgtccatctccacacacacacacacatgcacacacacacacacacacacaccatcaatgtAGAAAtgtccatctccacacacacatacgcacacacctcGATGGCCTGCTTGGTAAAGTTATGCcgctttaatacacacacacacacacacacacacacacacacacacacacacacacatacaccatcaaTGTAGAAAtgtccatctccacacacacacacacaccatcaatgtAGAAATGTccatctcctcacacacacacatgcacacacacacacacacacacacaccatcaatgtAGAAATGTCCAtctccacacaaacatacgcacacacctcGATGGCCTGCTTGGTAAAGTTATGCcgctttaatacacacacacacacacacacacacaccagcatcaatGCAgaggtgtatacacacacacacacacacacacacacagtcaatgtaGATATGtccatccatacacacaaacaccatcatcatcaatgcagaggtgtccacacacacacacacacacacacacacacacacacacacacacacacacacacacacacaccatcaatgtAGAAAtgtccatccacacacacacacaccatcatcatcatcaatgaggtgtccacacacacacacacacacaatcatcatcatcatcaatgcagaggtgtccacacacacacacacacacacacgcactgaccTGGCGTCGAGGAAGCGTGAGCGCAGGATCATGACGGCCTCGCAGGTGCTCTGCTTGAGCTGCATCTGGATGGAGCTGAACTTGCGCTGGATGATGCCCACCATGCGCTCGATCTCCTTGGGCGAGATGGGCCGCGTGCGCGACTGCTCCCGCAGCAGGTTCATCACGTGGGTGGTGAACTCGTTACAGgcctagtgtacacacacacacacacacacgcacacacacacacgcacgcacacacacacacacacacaatcacgcacacgcacacaaacaaacaaacaaacaaacacacacacacacacacacacacacaaacaaacacatttataaaACATTGTTCTCTGTACATGTCTTCGTCCCAATCCCTTTGCTTTCTGCTTGATCATatcatttggttcattttgttCTGTTCATCAGCTCATattttcgttctctctcttcttccattCAATCTCCTCCAATTCTTTCTTGCtcaatccctccctccctccttcacctGTCCGTATTCCTTTATTTTGGTAGATTTGTCGGCTCTGTGTCAGTTTGTCCCAGTaatcctccctccacccctggctcgctctatccctccctccctacctctctctcaccgGTTTGTATTTCTCCTTATTTCTGATAagtgttcatctctctctccctccctccctccctccactccccctcccctgctctcACCTGTTCatatttcctccctctctctccttccctccttccctccctctctctctctccttccctccctctctctccttccctccttccctccctctctctctctccttccctccctctctccttccctccctctctctctgtccctccctctccttccctccctccctcgctctctccctcctctccccctcccctgctctcACCTGTTCGTATTTCTCCAGTTTTGAGTGATAGGTGTTCAGCActgctctctgtccctccctccctctctccctccctctctccctccctccctctccccctcctccctctctccctccttccctccctcctctccccctcccctcctctcacctGTTCGTATTTCTCCAGTTCCGAGTGGTAGATCTGCCGGATCTGGGCCAGCTTGTCCCGGTAGTCCGAGTGCTCGGCGCTGTTGTCGTTGATCGACTCCCCGGCGGCGGCtagagcggcggcggcggcggcagcggcgccCTTCTCCGGGCCGGACACGCCCTCCGCCAGCAGCATGTTGTCCAATCGCATGATCTGGGCGTCCGGCGACTCCTCCTCCTGCGCGCCGCGCATGCTGAGAACTACGGGACAGGAAACGGacgcagaaagagagaaaacgaaaaaaaaaaaacagaaaacgaTTTTGAAAACACGGGTAGACACTATCAGTATGAtctctgatagatagatagatacttaattgatcctcaaggggaaattcaagaaaagcCTGTAAAGCCTCTGTAAAAGCCCACGAAGATAAGACACCAATCACAAACCAACATGTCTCCctcaatgggtgcctctcaacctctctcctcgaacctcgatgctcggtcctccaggctcgttcccagtgatctataactagcactggatagactatcccattgttgccgccccatcattctttatgtagatcagtgaggacgcggaccgaggaaggaagggaggatgtataaaagacgaacgagaggcacccaatgtgtAGGCTGATCTATAGCGTCAGCAGAGAAACTGAAGTAGAGGACCAAATGTGCTGACAATGAGCTGCATTGCATCATCCTCAATAGGAAGAAGTATACTGATCACTGGAGGCAGAACTGAGATACTGACTGGAGTTACTAGAGTTCCTTATTTCACCAGTAGAGGGCAGCCTCTACCTATTCACTCtaccacacaaaacacacataataCCTCTGTGGGTCGATACAATAAAAAGaggtatgagagagaggaggggggaggaggggggggctaGTATCATGAAATGACTTCTACGTTTTACGTTACTTTCTACGTTCACTccaaaatgttattgcatgttaGCAATGGCCTATTCATTCAGTATAGACCTTTTCAATCTGTTCCTAAAAGGTTTCAAGCTGAAATGTTCAAAATCAACGCAGAtactttaaatgaaaatgaatctgTCTTTAGCGTTATGCTTTACAAAATGTCgactttcattttttaaagtcGACATCCAACATGGATTTTTTTccatgttgttttctgtgcatgtttgttttcggcagttgaaagggtctatagccTTGTATTCACTGTGCTAGTACTGTCTAAACCTGTATCAGTTACGGGCAGGGAACAGGACAGTGTTCAGTGGGTGGGTGTCGAAACTACACTCAACGATGAAGATAGCTGGTTGGAAAGGgatggtgtgatggtgtgtcTTGATTGGGCAGCAGAGGAAGCAACAGGCTTGAGGTCAGTGGGGTGTTCGTGAGGTCAGTGGGGTGTTTGTGACATCAGTGGGGTGTTTGTGACGTCAGCGGGGTGTTTGTGACGTCAGCGGGGTGTTTGTGACATCAGTGGGGTATTTGTGAGGTCAGTGGGGTGTTTGTGACATCAGTGGGGTATTTGTGAGGTCAGAGGGGTGTTTGTGAGGTCAGTGGGGTGTTGTTGAATTGCCTCTTGGCAGCAAAATGGCCCAACCTTAGGCCATGTTTACAAGAGCAAAACAGacaaggggagagggggagagagagagagagagagagagagagaggttaagaAAACGGTGAATAGAGAGGCTTAACCATTTCTCACAATAGAcaagggaggcaggcaggcagacagacagttaatcaacaaacaaaataataagGAAACCAAACGGAAAAGCGTCAGAAGTaattagacagacagacagacagaccgacagacagacagcgtgATGACCATCAGAGTCAGATGCAcggacagacacaaacacacgagcGGGCATGTGACCTGACTCgctactcaaacacacactagccGGATAAACAAGCTTAGGGGTCAAGAGTTCAACACAGGTCTCCATGACGGTTAAGAAACTTAACTTCATCctactttgagtgtgtgtgtgtgtgtgtgtgtgtgtgtgtgtgtgtgtgtgtgtgtgtgtgtgtgtgtgtgtgtgtgtgtagtcacatCATAAGCTGATAAGGGTTTTGAGCAGCTAGTCAACATCTGTTTAGTTTTCGTATGGCATGCAAACACAAGCAGGATCCATTCAGATCAGTTTGTTtgcagagaaagatggagggtctggggagagagagagagagagagagagagagagagagagagagaggatggagtagATGGAACTCTCATGATTGTGCCTGATTTAGCTGAAGTCTCTTTGTctcgctgtctttctctttctctctctctctcacacacacaatcccacataCTCCAttctgaaacacacagacatacacacctgctcctcacacacacacacacacacacacacacacacacacacacacacacggtttaaTTAACACAAGCTCATAAGGAGCACCTAAAGAGGGGTGAAAAACGAGCTCTCGTTTGCGAGGTCATTAATTTGCACCGTTATGCAAATGAGGTGGCAATTAAGCCCCCAGATCCAGGGAGGCTCGCCAATTTATTACAGCGGAGCCAGGCAACGcgcgcaaccacacacacacacacacacacacacacacacacacacacacacacacacacacacacacacacacacaaatacttctcacatactatacacacacagacacaaatacttctcacacactatacacagacacacataaacaatcaaacatatacatatatatacagataAGACAACAAagatgacacaaacacaaaatcaatgtgacaaaaaaaactaaacaaaaacaaacacactacagGTGCGACGAGAGGGAAACACTACAACTCCGATTAGGCATGTGAGCAAATGAGCTCCACTTCCACAGTGGATACTTGACCTCTCTCTGATTGGGCCCTAACCAGGGTCCTAACGTGTGTCATTCCTACGGCCGATttagaaaaaaacacaagccaAGGTACACAAACGCGAACACACCAATCAACACAAGGGCACCATGATGTGCAGATGTATAGCAAAAATCTATTTTTCGTAACGCAGCATAAtgacgtacagtatgttgtgccATATGTATTTCTGATCGTGAAAGGCAAGTGTGAATGAGCCTGGCATTGTCAATCACGTTTGAGTAAGCTCGTCGTTTTTTTCATAATGACGTATGTTACACCACGTAATTCTGACTGGGGCTCATCATCATGAGAGGTAATAGTGAATGAGCCGTTTGAGTTTGAGTAGCTCGTCTAGACTATGAATTAGGCCTTACTGTCGCAGGTTAATGATCTAAAAGCATACCCTGAAGCTATGGAATACCTATTGTTTACAAGCAGATGCTTTAATGCACAGCATTGAACATAAACGACACTATAGATAACACAAAGAGATCGTTCTCTTTTTAAAATCTTCATTTTTTTACCTAGTGAATGAACAGTAGAAATAACACAAAGAGATTGTTCTCTTTTTAAAACCTTCATTTTTTTACCTAGTGAAGGAACAGTAGAAATAACACAAAGAGATTGTTCTCTTTTTAAAACCTTCATTTTTTTACCTAGTGAAGGAACAGTAGAAATAACACAAAGAGATTGTTCTCTTTTTAAAATCTTCATCTTTGTACCTAGTGAATGACCAGTAGAAATAACACAAAGAGATTGTTCTCTTGCCTCCACAGTCATCAGATTTAAACCCTGATAGCCACTAGAGCCAGACGACATTTGGGCCAGAAGTCGGCACCTCCCTAGGAGCCACCTTCCCAGGAGTTGGCACTTTCCTAGGAGCCACCTTTCTAGTAGTCGGCACCTTCCTAGGAGTCGGCACCTACTGAGGTCTGATAAACACCATTTGGCTTAATATGACTGATCCGGCTGAGAGAGACAAATAAAACCCTCTCTCAGTGAGGAGTGAAGCCTGTAACCAGAGTAGGCAGCGTGTGAGAGTGAAGGGGGAAGCTGAAGCTCAGTTCTGAGGGGCCGCTCAGCTCACTGCAAAGACTTTATGGACTAATCTCCCCGAGGGATTCaacacctgcgcacacacaaacacgcttgcacacacacacacacacacacacacacacataaagatatacagagagagagacgatgacagacacagacacagacatagaaacacacacacacacacacattcactcaaagAGGGCAAATACATCACAACATCGTAACTTAAAAACACACCTGTAGTAGGAACGACCAGATTACAAAGCACTGATGCTACAAGGAGCGGAAACCTCAGGGATCCAGCTCTAGGCCCGAGCAGGGACTGTGAGTGAATGCTTGCCCCAGCCTGAGTGAGTGTTTCTGGGGAGGAGGAGCGCAGCGAgaactatgcccactgatcacgccctttgtgcagtagcctacaaataaagtgcagactccccagattaatgtttaatcttaaatgattgagcttagtctggtgatagtcaGACTAGGACAGGATTGGAATGGGACAAAAAATTGGCCCTGGTATCATATTTTGGCTCATGCGGCCCACAAATCAATGGCTCACACCTACTTTTAAATTTAAAATCTTTAGAATGGTTTTAGCCAGACTATAGACAACTGCCATTGGCATTACAAACTAACCCCACACATTTCTATGGGGGACTCTTtgattgctgtgtctcctgtGACTTTGTGTTAGAAAGTCTCTGATATTACTAAAGCCAGATTTCATGTTAGAAAGTCTCTGATATTACTAAAGACTGTAGCCAGACTTTGTGTTAGAAAGTCTCTGATATTACTAAAGACTGTAGCCAGACTTTGTGTTAGAAAGCCTCTGATATTACTAAAGACTGTAGCCAGACTTTGTGTTAGAAAGCCTCTGATATTACTAAAGACTGTAGCCAGACTTTGTGTTAGAAAGCCTCTGATATTACTAAAGACTGTAGCCAGACTTTATGTTAGAGAGCCTCTGATATTACTAAAGACTGTATCCAGACTTTATGTTAGAGAGCCTCTGATATTACTAAAGACTGTAGCCAGACTTTATGTTAGAGAGCCTCTGATATTACTAAAGACTGTAGCCAGACTTTGTGTTAGAAAGCCTCTGATATTACTAAAGACTGTAGCCAGACTTTGTGTTAGAGAGCCTCTGATATTACTAAAGACTGTAGCCAGACTTTGCACCGAGACACTGAGCCAGAGAGGTTAGCAGGTCAAGTTGTGTCAGTTGTTTCACAAGAGGGACCtaaatgaagttaaatcaactgACGGAGAACTGAGATGTTAACTTAACACCTTTCATGTGGAACTGGTGGCTGTGGCCACTTAACAATGAACTCAACACCATATTTTACTTTCTGTGCAAGTATAAATAAaactataacaataataataagagaATGATAATCACAAGACATGACAGACTGAagagacacaggcagacacaggagacagacatgacgagaggagagacaggacactttctgtgtgtgtgtgtgtgtgtgtgtgtgtgtgtgtgtgtgtgtgtgtgtgtgtgtgtgtgtgtgtgtgtgtgtgtgtgtgtgtgtgtgtgtgtgtcacgagTGGACAGACAGAACACTGAAGGAAGGAGACAAATGTCAGTTGTGAGTGAGGTCTCGTGCGGTCATCATAATCAGGAAGCAGTACTTTAAATCTAACGATGAAACCCAGGGCACGGGGCAACACACTTCCTGTTCAGTAAGACACTGAGAGCATGTGAGAATgtgcaaaaagtgtgtgtgtgtgtgtgtgtgtgtgtgtgtgtgtgtgtgtgtgtggtgcgtcaGTGGAACCAGTCCAACCAGAAGTAGTAGCCTAGTAAAAACACAGAGCTGTGGAAACAGAACTCATTTTTCAGGCACTCTAATGATCCATGCAGATTGAACGTTCCCCGTTTTTTTCTGAAGCTGCTGCACAATGGCATGGAACAGAAACATCACTcaaatcctcctcctcctcctcctcctcctcctcttcctcctcctgctgtcaGCACTCAGCAGCACTAGTGTTCAGGTAGAGAGGTGCTATAGGGCCAATATTGGTCACATACTCACAGCACAGACATTTGCTGACTAACTGACTAATTCTGCATGACGTCTGTTACTGTAGgcatttgcagtgtgtgtgttgtgcgtgtgtgtgtgtgtgtgtgtgtgtgtgtgtgtgtgtgtgtgtgtgctatgtgtgtgttatatgtgtgtttgcatgtgtgtgtgtgtgtgtgtgtgtgtgtgtgtgtgtgtgtgtgttatatgagtgtgtatgtgtgtgttatgtatgtgtgtggttactCCTCTACCTGACAATCTTGAGGactcacctgtcttttctttaatctcacacagaacactgaatgtgtgtgtgtgtgtgtgtgtgtgtgtgtgtgtgtgtgtgtgtgtgtggttactccTCTACCTGACTATCTTGAGGactcacctgtcttttctttaATCTCACACAGAACACTGAATAGGGCCGGCTTCATTCTGTGGCAGTTCAGCGCATGCTTCCtgaagcgagagacagagacagttcCATTCAGCCAGTCAGTCACTGTTCACATTTCAATTCACCAAGAACACTGTTcacttaccacacacactcacacacacacacacacacacacacacacacacacacacacacacacacacacacttctttgagGAGAGACAGGTCCATGCAGCTAGTAAGTCACCATTCATGTTTGAATTGGCCTACATCACTGTTCacaggtctgcacacacacacacacacacacctatccaaCAAtggcaagcacgcacacaagcacgcacgcacacacacacacacacacagacaccacccaATTTGCCCTAACTGGATTGGCTGCCTTAAGGGTGGAGGTTAAGTGTTTTTCCCCAACTAGATTATACTTCCTTCTCTCACAACTTGGATGGCCTTTCAATCCCGTCCATCAAGTCCTTAAGAATAGACAGTCAGACTCGACAGTGATGATACCAAACACCCATGAGCCTGGGAGAGAAGCGCTTGTAGCCTATAGAAGTTGAGACCTAGGGAGCCCACcttaacgtttttttttattttttatttcagtcGTGTTACCTGCTGTCCAATCACTCGGACGGAGTTGCTTGATGTTTATGTATACTAAGAACTTGGAGAGTATAGAAGTTGAAACAAACAGAGGCCAtcttaaaacattgtttttttctatACGGTCATGTTACCTGCTGTCCAGTCACGCGGGTGGATTTGCTTGATAAAGGTTACTGGAGGTGGACGAAAGGCAACTGGTCTCTGTTTATAAGGCCTTCATAACTCATATGCTCAGTAGGGATTACACAGAAGAGCCGACACTTGCCTACTGTGCCCTGTACTGTCCCATACTGATAAttaccaaggaggttatgtttttgtcggggtttgtttgtttgtttgtcacctccgccaaggaggttatgttttcatctgggtttgttagtttgtttgtttgtttgtttgttcgcaagataactcaaaaagttatggatggatttcgatgacattttcagcaAAGGaggaaacgattacattttgggagtgatccgtatcactgtctggatctaggaggcggttatgttttcgcttggcggaggtctgcttTTAGTTAAACCATAATGTGGAACTGAAGCCAGA from Sardina pilchardus chromosome 1, fSarPil1.1, whole genome shotgun sequence includes:
- the LOC134086602 gene encoding pre-B-cell leukemia transcription factor 1-like, with the protein product MDTGMDDQTHMMSGAIGLGGISRTDAVDLGISRKLEYQGQQPRDIGDILQQIMGITDESLDEAQARKHALNCHRMKPALFSVLCEIKEKTVLSMRGAQEEESPDAQIMRLDNMLLAEGVSGPEKGAAAAAAAALAAAGESINDNSAEHSDYRDKLAQIRQIYHSELEKYEQACNEFTTHVMNLLREQSRTRPISPKEIERMVGIIQRKFSSIQMQLKQSTCEAVMILRSRFLDARRKRRNFTKQAIEVLNEYFYSHLANPYPSEEVKEELAKKCSITVSQVCNWFGNKRIRYKKNIGKYQEEANLYAVRTAVDATNTSTHSSQASSPHTPNSGGYPAPCYTPDGRL